The sequence gttgtctaaaatgttaaataaaagaaagcaatcacgTTTATTCTTAGACTTATGTAAAaagactttcaattggtttaaatctAAGTAACACATGCACATCTATCATATTTGCAAACTAGTTATATTTTTAcactctatatttgctttggtttgtgttggcatcaatcaccaaaagagggcgattgaaagggaaatgagctaaattatttcctataatcgattttggtggttgacgtccatcacaaaccacgtgcactaattagtttgccaagatgtcttttacctcaggtgcataaggttcaacataaatcaagaaagaaattaagttggggactcaaataaATTTGGAGCAAAGACTTGTATTGGCGCTGCCAAGTggcgcaccgggcagtgtccggtgcctgAGGTCGAGCACCACTAGAACTGCTCACTCTCGTGATTTCCAGAGacatgctccgctataattcactggactgtccggtgtgcaccggacatgtccggtgagccaatggagcaacggtaacctgcgcccaacggtcgactgtaaaaggtgaacagtgcaagtTAGAAGCGAGAGCAGAAAGTCAGaatgcatcggacatgtccggtgtgccaccggactgtccggtgcaactacgaGACAAAGAACTTCAACGgttaaccgctccaaaccccaacagtgtgctgacgtggcacgcaccggacagtgaacagtgccctatctggtgcaccaccgaactgtccggtgtgcccatcgacagcaaactcagccaatggctaggaagtggttggaggctataaatacccccaaccacctccattcaagccgtccaagttttctgaagttcacattcaatacaagagcaataacattcatccaagacacattccaaagatcaaatcctctccaagcctcgaaATCAACTCAattacttagtgacttgagagagggtgttttgtgttcttttgttgctcttgttgcttggattgctttctccttctctatttttattcttctaagtgctttgtaaagctagcaagagacacctaagtgtgtggtgatccttgcggggtcttagtgacccaagtgattaaggagaagcctcgaccggtctatgtgaccaattgagagagggaaagggttggaatagactcggcctttatggcctcctcaacgcggattaggttctttggaaccgaacctcggtaaaacaaatcacggtGTTCACCTgcattgatcttcacttgatttgtttcccctctttcctctctctaaagtttccttgctaatattgatttgagtttgctcccaaagttatacacatcaatttgagcaactcatagcaagggaAACAATCTTTCGCactccgatttaattctaacgctaaccccggccttagtacgtgtttaaagtttataaatttcaggttttgcctattcacccccctctaggtgactttcaaacgGCGAAGCATCTTAAGATGTCGTTTTTCTGCCCTTCGCCATACATCGATTAATCCACCTTGGCCGAGCTCATCGGCGGATGAATGGGATGTCATCAGTAAGGGGCCAGGCTAAATGCCCCGCCCCCTACCTGGGCACGCTAACTGTCGTTGTAAAGGAAACATGATaacaataagatttgtgttcggcGGGGATGCTAGCGCGGACGCACTCCGAATGGTTTGCCATGGGGGCTCGAAGGTGGATTTGAGACAAGGGGTTATACTGGTTCAGACCGGAGCCCTAGTGCAGTGTAGTGGTGATAGTAGTATTGCTTGGAGCATGTTACAGTTGAGCACTTGTGTGAAGTAGTGGATCGTGTCTTTGAATATGGGGGTCATcttgcccttttatagctcaagggtagaCATTACAAATGAGAACTTGTATCCTACCAGGGTGGAATTCACCTCCTACTCCTAGGTGGTGTAGCCCCTATGGTGTCGTTTGCTGGGTCACGCGCCGCCGTACCCCTGGCATGGCGCCGCGTCTTGTCTGTTCGCCATACGGGTTCCTATAGCTATTATGGTATAGATGTAGCGGTGCTTGGTGGGTCCCGCTGAGTCTGCTCGTGGTGAAGTTTAGGGACATCTTTAGTACCATTTTATTTTCCCTTATCCCCTCAGCTTCACCTTTCATCATGCATAGGCATATGACTGGTATGGCGTATTGCCCCGTCCCTTTTAGCGTATTGGTACAAATATGAActagaacatttaattcgacatacttGTATTTATCGACATTTATCAAATGTAAACTAGAGATATTACCTACTTTCGATTAATCCGCTACACTAATAGCTCtctgttaaataagtaatttaattaatatgagcgattctaagtgaggcaaaataatggcgcaagacTAAGTGCACGACGTGCGAAATAGCACGACAGCACACACGAACGGCGCGCGGACAAACACGACACGCGAGAATTACTAAATAGATGACATGTTTATACTAAATAACTATTAACAAAAGAGTATTTAAGTTAATATTAACCATGTTGatatttatttataaaagcgcaagtTGAAAACTATAAATTAGATTTAATTGGCACGCTAATGTAATAACCATTGGTCAAACAAACATTTaataaattatttaaaatatGTGACAACATGGAATAATATTTTTAACATGTAGCaactttaatacgaatctaacatgACTTGAAGGGAGCGAATCAGACTAATAACACAAAATATATTGAATATTTAAATCAAACAAACTGGGTGGGGCGGCCCCATGTCCCCCCTCCCGAGACCGGGGAAGGTGGGATGAATACAAAGAATGAAAACGAAGAACTTCCATGGGTAGCAATGGAGAAAACTCACcggagaagaagaccctcgccggagccgagcaGATATTCATCGATTGACGGTGAACCGGAGGTTCGATCAACGAATAAAAAGCACCAAGATGAAGCCCTTGACGAGATGAATGCAACGGTACTCGGATTCGCCAACAACGCACAGATTGAAAATCATTGCTCGACAGAGTTGTCGCTATAGTTAGAActgccccgaacttcggcgagcaattccgAGAATTGTGGGTTGAATCTGAGGAAACAATTTTGAGATTTGGAAAGGGCTCGGTGAGAGGTTCCAGCCATATATATTGCTAGGGTttgaagatattttatttttcATAATAAATCAATTTTTAAAAGTAAAATAATTCCACGAAAAGGCTGAAATCGTATTTAACATCCGAAAATTATCTCGAAGGCTTCAAAAATTCTAGGAAAATTCATAGACATGACTTGGCACCCAATGAACTCGAAAACCATATTTAGAGATTTTTAAAATGTTcttaagtacctcaaataaatagattttggttctctaaaaattaaaaaaaatcagaaaaatatgaaaatttactggAAACTTCTACAAGgtatattaacatgtttcaaGTACGTTTTGCACTTAGGAACACTATGCAAAAACATGGATGCAAGAACCAAATCATCACTAGGGCTCACGCCAATAtataacaaaataactctccattattttagtaaagagaaaagaaaagcaaggaaaagagagagtaacgcctgaattttgagtatagagcaaagaaattttataacccaaaattcagggtgttacattaaACAAgccctatttacatagagcctatccactccacTGGGGgtaaaatggaccaactcctacaTTTTTTATCTGACGGTCATGTCCTTCACACGGAATTGCTTCGCCTTGATGCAACCTTCGTGATAACGCCACTTGCCACCACCGGTTCTCTCTGAAACCACCGCCGctgagttttgaggcccaaactcagcaaaacccgTCATCCGTAGCgttgggtggttttgaggcccaaaccaccaaGCCCATCGCGAGTCTCATACCATGTGGCGTCCTCCACGACCAGACGCGTGTCTCTCTTGTCCTCGGCCACATCGGCAACATGATCCACTCCACCACATCCTTCCGCAAGTGCGTGTTCCAAGTGTCAGCCACCACGACTGGTCACATAGTCAAGACCCAACACTCGCCCTTCACCGCTCTCGGTCCATCAGCATGAGCACGCATGACCTTCAACTCAGCCATTGACCATCGTCTGTGTGCTCCACACCTATACACCACAAGCCGACTGACATGCTTGCACAAGCATAACCTCACACTCTGGCTAGTCCACTGACTACCCCAGAGTGCTAGTCGTTGACAATCACTAATCATCAACCCAAACCAcgagggacaagtcaaccttatGTTCCCAAAATGCGCAGGTGGGGATTGTTTGGAGTGCCTGCGCGGGCAGATGGGTTTGTTGTGCGTAGTACTGACACCCTCCGTAGGTTCTCACCACCTGAAGTGCGTCCGACACCGCGGTGGGCCAATAGaatccctgtcggaaggcgttccccacgagACTCCTCGAGGCAGCATGGTGCCCACAGATTCCACCATGGATATCTTCCAAGAGCATTTTCCCTTATTCAATTGGGATGAATAACTGCCTTATCCCATTGTGCCCCTCCTTGTAGAGGTCCCTCCGACCACCACGAAGGATTTGGCCTATTGATGAAGCCTTCGTGTTTTCGTTTCGTCTTGGGACATCACACCATTGGTCAAGAATTTGTGATACGGTGCCCTCTAATTGGCCACGAGGTTGGCTAGGGGTCGGTCTCCTCCACGATAGCAACTGATTCTGGGGGTCGGCGGGCCCATGCCCACGAGTTGCCCATCCTTCTGGTGAGCCTCGTCATATTGGACATTTGGTTTAAAAAGGTCGGTCACAAAGACCCCTAGAGGGACGGTCGTTCGTCCCGACACCATTTTTGTGAGAGCATCCACCATTTCATTGTCTCGCCGAAGGATGTGGTTAATTTCGTGGATAAACCCGACAGCGAGGAGCTTGCTGATCTCTTCCCCGTTGGCCTTGTGTCTTTCTTCATCAAAGTGGCGTAGTCGTTGTTTCACCGGGTTGGACCCAGGTTAATTTGTAAGgaatgctcggcgacttccctcgggatGCCCTTCATGTCGAAGGGTTTCTAGGCAAAGATGTCCTTTTCTGCATAGAGGAAGTCGATGAGCTCGTTTTCCTATTTCGGAGAGAGGTTGGAGCCGATGTGCACTATCCACTCGTCAACGCACTCCGGATCCAATGGTATTTCCTTTACATCATTTAATGGTTTGAAAGTCGTGCCCATCCTCTTCGTGTCGGACGGTTACTCGTCCGAAGTCTGTAGTATCCCCGAGAGTTCTTACTTAGCGGTGGCCTCCTCGGCTAAGTCGCAGCACTCGACCTCGCACTCATATGTGTGGCGCACCATGGTGCCCATGGCGATGGTGCCTGCGAGACCTGGCattttgagcttcaagtaggtgtagttggggatagcCATGAACTTCGCATAATATGGTCGCCCAAGAATGGTGTGATAGGTCTCCtaaaacccaaccacctcgaaggtGAGGGTCTCGGTCCTAAAGTTGGCCGGCGTCCCAAAGGTGACTGGGGTGTTGATTCGCCCGAGCGAGGTCGCTCGCCTTCCTGGTATGACCCCATGGAAAGGCCCCCTGTCGGTCGGAGGCATTCTTGGTCCAAGCCCATGGCATCGAGCGTAGCAGAGTAAAGGATGTTGAGCCCACTCCCTTTGTCCATCAATACCTTCATCGGTCGCACTGATCCAACAATGGGACTAATAATGAGCGGGTATCGCTCGGATCGGGGATGTGCTCTGGGTGATCAGTGCGATCGTAAGTAATAATGTGGTCAGACCAGTCGAGGAAAACCGGAGATGCTTATCGAGCCTGGAATATTTTGTGTCGTTTCGACTTCCAATGTAAGTACGTAGACCCTATGAAGATCAACAGGCACCCAGTCTTGTGTGGGAAGGCGATTCCTGCCTTCTCTCGCTCGCCGCCCTACCTGGGTTCTGCTCCTTTCTCGGGTGGCGCTCCCCCGCCTAGGAATTTTCTCACCAACCCATAGTCCTTGTAGGCATGTTGGACCGGGTAGCGGTGGTTCAGACATGGGGCTTCTAGCAGCTTCTCAAAACGATCAGTGGCTTCCTCGGTCGGCGGTTTCTTTCCCTTCTGACCTGCTGCTACCACTAGCACTTTGTCATTTCTCCacctttctttctttctcttatCGGGCCGCCCTCTGTGGTCCCCATCAGACTCTTTGTCATGCTTGGCCTTCTGCCCGTGATGATTAAAAATTGCTCCCATTGCATATTATCCTGATGTGTGGGTCGTTGCGATGTCCAGGAGCTCCTTCGTGGTTCGCGGGCTCTTGCACCCTAGTTTGTGCACCAGAGTTTTGCTCATGGTTCCCAAAATCAACGCGTTGATGACGTTGGCGTTAGCAAGGCTCGCTAGTTTGTTGCATTGCCGCGAGAAACGCTGGATGCAGTCCATTAAGGTATCATTGGGTTTTGTCGATAGTTCTTGAGGTCCCACGGGTTGCCACGACGGACGTATGTGCCTTGGAAGTTCCCCATAAAAAAATTCTTCAAGGTATTCCCAATTCTGAATGCAATCGAGCCTCAAATTTTCCAACCATGCTCACGCCGAGTCTGCTAGGTATAGGGGAGAATGCGGATTACAAAGTAATCATGATCCGCTCCTCCCGCATGGCATGCTAGTCGATAATCTGCTAGCCAAAGGTTGGGGTTCGATTTCCCCGAATATTTAGCAATATTGGTGGGCGCCGTGTACCGTTGCGACACTAGTGGTTGAAGGATACAACGGCTGAAAGCCTGAGGCCTCGGTGGTGGCGGGCTTAGGCTTCGGTTCCCATCGGGGTCGAGACAACCTCTGCGGCGATGTTTGTACCAACGGGAGTCACCCGATCCATCACATCCCTCCTCCCCAGTCCCGTGACCAGGCGCACTTCAACCCGACCTCTAGGGCCGGCGAGGAGGGACACATGTCGCACTTTCTTCGAGATTGAGGGGTCGCCGTGACATGGCATCGTTTGTCATTGGCGTAGAAGCGGTGTAGCGGTTGGTCTCTAGTTCGCGACACTGAGACATGGAGGTCTCAACTTGTTGTTGCACATCAAGACTAAGAAGGTCTCGAATCTCTTGGTGGGCCTTCCGCTCACTTAGAGTTTCTACCATGGTGAGCTTGTCCAGAAGCGCCAAAGCGGCTGCGACGTTTTGGCTCGCCCGAGGGAAGCGCGACGCTACGCCCTTGTCGTAGATTAGGCGGGGGCGGGCGCTTATCGCTATGGCGTGATGTCGGCCCGTCGCTTGGCACGGTCGCCTAGTTCTCTCCCGTGGGCTTTATTATCTTTTTGCCGCGGGGTGATGGCTGCTTCGTGAGAGGCTCGAGTCCGATTTTGGCCCTAGGGAAGTGGGTTGAGCTGAGGCGGACACCGCACTATGCGCCATAATGCTGGGCGAGGCCTCACCTAAGCTCCTCGCATGGGGGAAATGATCTCTTGTGGTGTTGGTAGCGAGGCATTCGTGGCTAGGGTTGCATCTTGCCTCACTAGGCGGGACGTGAGTCCGTCTTTCGACCCCGACAAAAGGATGTCTAGGAATGAGCCCCGGACGTGGTCCAATACCCCCACAACCTCGACATGGTCAGGTCATGACGAGCCTTGCGTCCCACGGCTCTTCTGAGGTGGGTAGAGCCGAAGGCCACCGAGACTTTTGGCTACATCGGGCAAGTTGCTTGCCAAGGGAGATAGGgcttccgaggccctcatcatctCTCCTTCGTTGACGATGAAGTCCAGACTCCTAAAGAGGAGGGCCGTCCCAAAAATCCAGGTCACGCCACTGTCTTCGCTAGCCATCGGAGCTTGAAGAATCTCGTGGAACGTGTAAGTcctctacctggcgtgccaactgtcgataTTTCGAACCtcgctccgacaagtaaatttattgtgcaCGTTCCGGGCTTTAGAGGGTGTGTGCGGTGGGCGCAAGGTTTATACTGATTTGGGCAGAACGTCCCTACTTCCAGTCATTGGTGGCTTGCGCTATTggcaccattgatgatcaaaactcatagtaggggttacaagcgggcgAGAGAGGGGGGGAGAGGCTCCCAAGTCTTTTTTCGGGATGTAAGTTGAGCTTAGAAGCTACAgggtggagtcctagctaagtcttggttcgacggcaaggctccagcgctcgcgCTGTGGCTCGGTGCTAAACGTGGTTAAATGCGGTCTGCTATTTATGACGAGTCAGTATAGGGCCAGGCGCGGGATCCACTTGAGTGATTCCCTTCCGACACGCCTGGCATCCCTGTCAGGTTCCACCACACCCGACCCCAAGCTTGGTGCCGCAGGGTTTGATCGAGACAGGTTCTTTTAGGGTTGACACATCCACCTCTCCCAACTGACTAATGGGCTCCAGTGACTGGGGGCTCTTTCCCCTACGTGCTCTCTGACCCGCGGGTCCCAGTGATCGGGGATCATTTCTCCGACAACAGACGTAATCAAGTCATGTATCAACCGACGGACAAGAATTAGCTAAGAGGGCAGCGACCAAAGCGGCTGGTTTGAACAGAAGGCGAGCCAACCAGTAACAAACATTCGAATGATCCAAATTTGATTGAACTCAAGGAAGAATTGATGCTTAATAAATTTGAACTATTGTTTAAAGCCGGCGAGCGAAAACTTCCTTTTGAAACCTTTTTCCAAAAGAGCAATTCAAATCGTCCGCAGAGAACGCACCTCGACATTCAGAGTGAGCAATCCAAATCGTCAAACGCCTTGGGAAGAAGACAGCGAAGGACCGCAAACAACGGAGGGAGGGAGGCATTGCGGTCAGCTCTTCTCTTTGGTCGTTGCTTCTTTCCACACGCGCGCGCGAAATCAAGTAAAATACCAATGGCTCATAAAGCAGACAGTTTTTAAAGTTTTGCTACATCTATATGGATAGATAAATAAATATACTTTCAGAGCATATCTGTATGGAGTCATATATATAAATGTTAACAATCAGTACCAACTCAATCCATTCATTTCGCAACAGCAGTCATATCTGTATGGAATCATATATAATTGGAGTGGAGACCCAACAGCAGCATTTCATATATATATTTAACATAATAACACGACCAACCAACCGTTAATTATTTCATACAACaacaatatcacatacgatatacTCGGAGTTCTGAGTATCCTAAACCACAGCAACAGAGCtgttagttagttagttagtacaTGCGTGCTGTGTGTGTCCTAGGAGGAGGATTCGACTTTGTCACAGAGCCTTTATCCACCCAACCAGGCAACAACTGCTACCCTACTACCCGCGGATCGAGTTGATATCAATGGCAGGAGTTCTCGAGTCCATCTGCCTCATCATGCCCGCTTCCCACCCGCCGCCACTCATCGCAGGAGGGACCATGCCACTGTGCTCCGCGGGTGCCACCTCCTCGGGCTCCATGTCCACCTCCGCTTTCACCTTGTTCTTCTTCGAACCTCCGTACATGAAGCTCCCCACTATCACCTGCAGCAATGCAAAACCACGGTTCCTTTCTCTTTATGCAGAAGATGACATAGAAAACAAACCATACGACACCAAAACTGCAATGCCGACGGTATATCCATATATAATTACTTCACTAAAGGTCAGTCAGATGGTCTATACTTGTATCACACTCACCTGAACTGTTCCAGCTGCTGTCAGGACTCCGCCTACACTCCCACCAATAACCCTGTGGTCAGGACCACACAAAGCTATGCAAAGACCTCCGCTTCGGGTCCGTGTGCCACCATCCTCTACCACCAAGTATGACCCAGAAAGGCACAGGATCTCAAATCGGCCCTGCCAAACCAACAATAAAGCATAAGGATACAAAACTAGAAGAGAACGAAACAATAAGGCAATACTTCAGCTGTAAGATGCAAGCAATCCAACAATCCAGGCAAGTGCTAGCAGCAAACATTTTGTTTAATTTGCACAGTAGGCAAAACATTTATATTCAAATGTGCAACAAGAGAAGAATAGAACGCATGTGTGCAGTAGTTTTTACGGAAATGGTAACCAACAGCAACATACCTCATATGTAACCACACCACCGGAGTCTGAATCCTGGTGAAGGGTTGCTGTAGAAATAGCTCCAGTTGCTGAAATGATGCACACTGCCCTTGGGCCTTGCTGTGAGAAGGCCATTATTCTCGCAGCAACGTCCTGCACCGACAGGAAAGCTATAGTCAGCACTCCCATGGTTGGTATTTTACCAGAGTAAACAATTCGCACTATAGCAAGTAGCAACCACCAACCAGATAGCAACATTAAAAACAAGAAGAACAACAAAGTCCTTTGGCGATTTAATCCCAAAGGTTATTCTCTAGTACATAGAAACATAGATCAATAAACAAAGATTATTCTCAAGTAGATAACCCTCAAAGTTGAACTGCTCTTTAACATGGTTCAATGTACAAGCCTAGACCAGGACCTTGTAGGCGCCAAGTCTTCCATTTTTAAAACAAAACCATATGTGCAATGGTCTTCAAGGATAGAGGATTTTATTGGGTATATGACATTAGGTGTATGATTGCCACGATAATACAAACTAAGTGAAATTGTGCGTGTCACATCAAGCAGCTTCAGAGACCAGAATGCTAATGATGCGTGCAAGTCCCATTATCTAGAGAAGTTAGTTTGCATGCTGTAACAAATGATGCTAAAGCAGCTGCAACCATCTCACGTTACGACCTCCTTCAATATCAATGATATATTCCTCATTTGACAGCTCATGAAATGGCTGTAACCTAATGTATGTTGGTAATATAGAAGCCACTAAATGTCATCCATGAGTTGGAAATAACAAATACAATTGACCATCAAAGAAGGGTTTTCTACACTATCTCCAGATTCATCTGGCATTTCTATTCGGATACTGCATTTAACAGATACCCTTTATTACAGGAAGAAATTTATTGGATATGCACACTGGGTATTTGGGTAAACCAGATACAATTTGAAGGTAATTTGCAGCATCAGATACAAACTATCACCACCCATCATTCATGCCACTACGCAATCAAGAAGCCCCACACCCACATAGAAATCATGCATAAATCAACCCTTTTGAAAATTAATCATCAGTTAGTGTTCATCCAGACTTACCTCTCCTGGTTGAATAATAATCACATGCGGAGTAAAACCTGTTCCAACAGAGCCAAGAAACCACTTTCCTAAACAAGACAATAAAATTTCATCAGACAACGGAGATGCACAAATCACCAGTTCATGCATATAAACAAAAGGGAACACAAAATAACAAAAAAGGTATTTAGGAAAAGGGTTCacttctccctttttcttttgggaAGAAACAATGTAGTAAAAGAGGTCAACTGCTTGCTTAACATAACAGAGCCAGAAGACAATATAAATATGTTGTTAATTCAAGAACTTTGAATTCATGATCGCAATTTAGAAAAAAACGACAAAAAAAGATGCTTAAAAGGCATGTCAGGGCCTACTCAAATTCAGAGTAAAATCCTGAAAAGGTCATGCAACAGAACTGTCAACAGGACATAATGCGAGGTGATTGTATATGCCACAGCCCACAACCACAATGGCAGTTATATATATTCCACAGGCCAATAGGTGAATAACGGTCTAGCAATCATGGGGAGGACAGGTAGTGGATGTAGCATAAGAAATAAACCAAAAGCACAGGTACGATAGAATGCATTGTTCAGAGTTGATCCAGTTGCTCAACAGAATATATACACTAAAGTCCAGTATTCATTCATCTTAATATAACAATACattatgtgtctagattcatcattCGAAATTTAAACCTACCATAATTGCCTAGCACATTTCATTCAGTAGTGCAAACAAAGTATACGTAAGCCATATGAATCAATTATTCCATTAAAGGGAAATTTGGATCTGTACCATTAAAAAATTATAACTTTAGATATGCATCAttgctatctcacttacatgtggggttcacatgagtcaatgacatgtgaagccaatggtatatatctaaagttgtaatcttttaatggtatatatctaaagttgtaACGCATAGGATATGTATAAGTGAAAATTACAAGACCCCAGAAGCTCACCAAGCGAAGCCAGCTGTTGCATCTTTCCAGAGCCAGGTGGCCGCCCCCTGCCACGTTTCTCTGATGGTGCACCAGAACCTGAACCCCCTGATCCTCCAGACCCAAATCCAGAGCCTGGAGTGTTAACCATGGTTCCCATCCCCGAGCTGGACGAGTGAGGCGTCGATGATGAAGTGGGTGATAACCCAAGAGTCACAGACCCATCAGGCTTATATTTTCTTGGCCTGCCCCGCTTCTTCTTCACCTGCTCATCCTGGCCAGGCCCACTCCCCTGATCCCCCTTAACATCGGCACTCACGGCCGCACCCATGCCAATGTCCATACCACCACAACCACCGGAGCCAGAGCCGCCACCGGCGCTGTGCTGTGCCGCATGAGGTGAGGCCTCGTACCCCTGCCCAATGCTGGGACCCCCAACATGCGGGGTCTGGAATGCATACCCCGCAGAGACAGCATCAAGATGCTGCCGGTACCCACCGGGCGGCGGGGCGTGAAGCCCCTGCGAGTGGCCGGGGACACCCGGCGCCCCGATGCCCCGGTGCTGCGCGAAGAAGGACGAGAAGTTGGGCCCCGACGCCACCGTGGACTCCCTCCCGTCCATTCATAGGAATGGGCAGCGCCGCCACCCACCGATACGCAAGGAACGGCACAAAGGTGGCTACTTTGTCTCACTGTTCGAGATCAGATGCTCCCGAAAGGTATTGGGGCGAGCAAATGGACGCGAGAATCGCAACCCTGAGGATCGTGGCGCAAAACAGCTGTTGCTTGTGGTGGCGGGACGAGGCgaggtcagatcgaggaacgggaGATCTCAAGAAAGCGGAGGGATTTCCGGGGACGGAAGGGATGGAACGCGAGGCATGGATGAGGGGGGGAAAACACGATCTTTGCAACAAATGGCCGGAGCAAGAAACGGAGGAGATTTGTTGCGAGGCTTTCGGTGGAGACCGACCCTCTGACACGAAGGGTGGCGGCGCCGGAGGGTTGGGTGGGGAAGGGGCGATCCGATCGGGAATGGCGATGCGAAAATGGGGCGCTAAAACCCTAGAGATGGTGGATGACGGAAGGAGAGAGGGATCAGACTCACCAAGACGACTAGACGAGGAAGAGCGAGCATGTATGCTGTATGTGTTCGAGGAGAGAGAGTGTGTATGTGTGTGTGTAATTGTGTATGCATTCGAGGATTCTCTGTGAGAGGCAGAAAGAATGGCACATTGCTACTAACTGTGAGTGTGAGTTAAGTGTGGTGATGAATCACCCAAATCGTTCAATCGTTGGGTTGGTGGTTCAAATCTCTTCTCTATATCTATCTCTTCTCTACTATTATAATGCAGCATTTTTGAACAAGTGTTCATGTATCATTCTTACGGTTATACGCCGCGCTCCAACAA is a genomic window of Zea mays cultivar B73 chromosome 5, Zm-B73-REFERENCE-NAM-5.0, whole genome shotgun sequence containing:
- the LOC100285532 gene encoding AT-hook motif nuclear-localized protein 5 (The RefSeq protein has 3 substitutions compared to this genomic sequence); amino-acid sequence: MDGRESTVASGPNFSSFFAQHRGIGAPGVPGHSQGLHAPPPGGYRQHLDAVSAGYAFQTPHVGGPSIGQGYEASPHAAQHSAGGGSGSGGCGGMDIGMGAAVSADVKGDQGSGPGQDEQVKKKRGRPRKYKPDGAVTLGLSPTSSSTPHSSSSGMGTMVNTPGSGFGSGGSGGSGSGAPSEKRGRGRPPGSGKMQQLASLGKWFLGSVGTGFTPHVIIIQPGEDVAARIMAFSQQGPRAVCIISATGAISTATLHQDSDSGGVVTYEGRFEILCLSGSYLVVEDGGTRSRSGGLCIALCGPDHRVIGGSVGGVLTAAGTVQVIVGSFMYGGSKKNKVKAEVDMEPEEVALAEHSGMVPPAMSGGGWEAGMMRQMDSRTPAIDINSIRG